In one window of Phycisphaerae bacterium DNA:
- a CDS encoding bifunctional 3,4-dihydroxy-2-butanone-4-phosphate synthase/GTP cyclohydrolase II yields MQFSEIPEILEDLRKGRMVVLVDAEDRENEGDLVCAAEKVTPEIINFMAKFGRGLICLPLTAEKCDSLGLYPQTIENTARFETAFTVSIDAAEGITTGISAADRAQTIQIAIADNSKAADLVRPGHIFPLRARKGGVLVRAGQTEGAVDLARLAGLTPAGVICEVMNEDGSMARVPQLLEFCEKHNLKIASIAKLVEYRLQSESQIKRIETVALPTDYGEFKLVAYQSVTSPEPHLALCKGGVGELDETGSPVEHTDPVLVRVHSECMTGDLFHSQRCECGYQLITAMEMIEKAGKGALIYLRQEGRGIGLTNKLRAYKLQEQGLDTVDANLKLGFSADKRDYGIGAQICRDLGLRKIRILTNNPKKISRLEVYGIKIVEQVPLKARPGKHNIDYLRTKKYRFGHILDEDL; encoded by the coding sequence ATACAATTCAGTGAAATACCGGAAATTTTGGAAGACCTTCGCAAGGGAAGGATGGTTGTCCTTGTCGATGCCGAAGACCGTGAGAACGAAGGAGACCTCGTTTGCGCCGCCGAGAAGGTAACGCCGGAGATTATTAACTTTATGGCCAAATTCGGTCGCGGCCTCATCTGCCTGCCGTTGACAGCAGAGAAATGTGATTCGCTTGGTCTTTATCCTCAGACGATTGAAAACACAGCCCGCTTCGAAACGGCCTTCACCGTCAGTATCGACGCCGCCGAAGGTATAACTACAGGTATTAGCGCAGCAGATAGAGCGCAGACAATTCAGATAGCAATCGCTGACAACTCGAAAGCCGCCGACCTTGTTCGTCCCGGCCACATCTTTCCGCTCCGCGCGCGTAAGGGCGGCGTATTAGTCCGCGCCGGTCAAACTGAAGGTGCCGTTGACCTTGCTCGGCTGGCGGGATTAACGCCCGCCGGCGTCATCTGCGAAGTCATGAACGAGGACGGCTCAATGGCTCGTGTCCCGCAGCTGCTCGAATTCTGCGAAAAACATAATCTTAAAATCGCTTCCATTGCGAAACTCGTCGAATACCGTCTCCAGAGCGAAAGCCAAATCAAACGAATCGAGACCGTAGCTTTGCCTACTGACTACGGAGAATTTAAACTCGTCGCTTACCAGAGCGTAACTTCTCCGGAACCGCACCTCGCCTTATGCAAAGGCGGCGTCGGCGAGCTCGATGAAACCGGCTCGCCCGTCGAACATACAGACCCCGTCCTCGTAAGAGTCCATTCCGAATGTATGACCGGCGACCTCTTTCATTCGCAACGATGCGAATGCGGCTATCAGTTGATAACCGCGATGGAAATGATTGAAAAGGCCGGTAAGGGTGCCCTGATTTACCTCCGCCAGGAAGGCAGAGGCATCGGCCTGACGAATAAGCTGCGGGCATACAAACTTCAGGAACAGGGACTCGATACCGTTGATGCTAATCTGAAACTGGGCTTCTCTGCCGATAAACGTGACTACGGAATCGGCGCGCAAATCTGCCGCGACTTGGGGCTCAGAAAAATACGAATACTCACCAACAACCCGAAGAAAATAAGCCGCCTCGAAGTTTACGGCATAAAAATTGTCGAGCAGGTCCCCTTAAAGGCCAGGCCCGGCAAGCACAATATCGACTATCTCAGAACAAAAAAATACCGTTTCGGTCATATCCTTGATGAGGACTTGTAA
- a CDS encoding CDP-alcohol phosphatidyltransferase family protein translates to MKLSWASRITIVRILLIIPFVICMLKINNPALSESAQDAMRYVATFIFLIMATSDAIDGFLARRNKQITKLGAFLDPTADKLLMTSACLLLASQQGHVEGFLLPLTVVVLIISKDLLLLIGFVIIYFITFQVRIVPVFIGKIATALQLSMVAGILIAPEVSAFLPPWIWVLRVLWWSAAGTAILATLIYIRNGSRYIEQHEQKNASGQA, encoded by the coding sequence ATGAAATTAAGCTGGGCCAGCCGCATTACGATTGTTCGCATACTGCTGATAATTCCATTTGTCATTTGTATGCTAAAGATAAATAATCCCGCGCTCAGTGAGTCGGCGCAAGATGCGATGCGGTATGTTGCGACTTTTATTTTCCTGATTATGGCAACCAGCGACGCAATTGATGGGTTCCTTGCACGCAGGAACAAGCAAATCACGAAACTCGGGGCGTTTCTGGACCCGACAGCAGATAAGCTGCTTATGACTTCTGCCTGCCTGCTTTTAGCTTCGCAGCAGGGCCATGTCGAAGGTTTTCTACTGCCGCTGACAGTAGTGGTTTTGATAATCAGCAAAGACCTGCTTTTGCTGATTGGTTTTGTGATTATTTATTTTATCACCTTTCAGGTTCGCATCGTTCCTGTTTTTATCGGCAAGATTGCCACGGCCCTGCAATTGTCGATGGTAGCGGGAATTTTGATTGCTCCGGAAGTTTCTGCCTTTTTACCGCCCTGGATTTGGGTACTGCGCGTCCTATGGTGGTCAGCGGCGGGAACGGCTATTTTGGCGACTCTTATTTACATTCGCAACGGAAGTCGCTATATTGAGCAGCACGAACAAAAAAATGCATCTGGGCAAGCGTGA